In one window of Silvanigrella paludirubra DNA:
- a CDS encoding multidrug effflux MFS transporter has translation MKNRSSTLKIFILILIVSLSTFSTDTYVPSLPHMVNDLNTTQALIQLTLSFYMIGFAISMLTCGCLSDRFGRRPILLGGISLYIISTFICIFASNVWILIIARFFQALGGCCGIVIGRTIVRDSFEKKDQIKVFTYISTGMAISPAIAPIIGGTLQSYWGWRSSFVFLFIVSTLVLILAYYKLEETNKDLNPKATNILNLFKNYKIMLTNKMYMGYTLTIAFAWCVFFSFISSSSFIFQDIIGVSPVVYGIIFGFVSFGYISGTVLARKMSNKIPLNNLISIATFLCLIGSSILFIFAILNYTSVAVILIPLIVIMIGIGIIFPLTQVGVIDIFPKMVGVATGLFFFIEIMTGVFAGYLSGAFKSQSQLPMASVMLASSILLVFTFYFLILKKKNDKEIN, from the coding sequence TTGAAAAATCGATCCAGCACGCTTAAGATTTTTATTCTTATTTTAATTGTTTCATTGTCTACGTTTTCAACTGATACATATGTTCCTTCCCTGCCCCATATGGTCAATGACTTAAATACGACACAAGCATTAATTCAATTAACTTTAAGCTTTTATATGATTGGTTTTGCCATATCTATGTTAACTTGTGGTTGTTTATCAGATCGTTTTGGTAGACGTCCCATATTATTAGGTGGTATTTCATTATATATTATTTCAACTTTTATTTGTATTTTTGCTTCTAATGTTTGGATTTTAATTATAGCTAGGTTTTTCCAAGCATTAGGCGGATGTTGTGGAATTGTTATTGGGCGGACGATAGTTCGTGATTCCTTCGAGAAAAAAGATCAAATTAAAGTGTTTACTTATATTTCTACTGGTATGGCAATTTCACCTGCCATTGCTCCTATTATAGGTGGGACATTACAAAGTTATTGGGGTTGGCGTTCGTCTTTTGTATTTTTATTTATAGTTTCTACTTTGGTATTAATTTTAGCATATTATAAATTAGAAGAAACAAATAAAGATTTAAATCCAAAAGCTACAAATATTTTAAATTTATTTAAAAATTACAAAATTATGTTAACTAATAAAATGTATATGGGATATACTTTAACTATTGCTTTTGCTTGGTGTGTTTTCTTCTCTTTTATCTCTTCATCCTCTTTTATTTTTCAAGATATTATAGGAGTTTCTCCAGTTGTTTATGGAATTATTTTTGGCTTTGTTTCATTTGGGTATATATCGGGTACTGTTTTAGCAAGAAAAATGTCCAATAAAATTCCATTAAATAATTTAATTTCAATTGCTACTTTTTTGTGTTTAATAGGTTCAAGTATATTATTTATTTTTGCAATATTAAATTATACTTCAGTTGCTGTTATATTAATTCCTTTAATTGTAATTATGATAGGAATTGGTATTATTTTTCCTTTAACTCAAGTAGGTGTAATTGATATATTTCCAAAAATGGTTGGAGTAGCTACAGGCTTATTTTTCTTTATAGAAATTATGACTGGGGTATTTGCAGGCTATCTATCTGGGGCATTTAAATCACAATCACAATTGCCTATGGCAAGTGTGATGTTGGCCTCGAGTATTCTTCTTGTTTTTACTTTTTACTTTTTAATTCTAAAGAAAAAAAATGATAAAGAAATAAACTAA
- a CDS encoding O-methyltransferase: MEKAFSQTSEKISNYAIDTFKPEDSILKEVKDRSAKLNIPLIQVNNMDGLHLELLIRISKAKKIVEVGTLAGYSGICIARGIQNDGILHTIELEQKHADAAKESFQKAGVSHLIKQHVGPGIEMLKSIEKEGPFDAIFIDADKVSYPKYLTWAEDNLKVGGLIIGDNTFAWGNIYKENIEDPELNTKVIALREFNSRLANSSKFRSTILPTGEGLTVAIKVS, from the coding sequence ATGGAAAAAGCATTTTCTCAGACTAGTGAAAAAATTTCAAATTATGCAATAGATACTTTCAAACCAGAAGACTCTATTTTAAAAGAAGTCAAAGATCGTTCCGCTAAATTAAATATTCCACTCATTCAAGTAAACAATATGGATGGCCTACATTTAGAATTATTAATACGTATCTCTAAAGCTAAAAAAATTGTGGAAGTTGGTACTTTAGCTGGGTATTCAGGAATATGCATTGCTAGAGGAATTCAAAATGATGGTATTTTGCATACCATTGAATTAGAGCAAAAACATGCCGATGCCGCAAAAGAATCTTTTCAAAAGGCGGGTGTTTCTCATTTAATAAAACAACACGTTGGTCCTGGGATCGAAATGTTAAAATCAATTGAAAAAGAAGGCCCATTTGACGCCATTTTTATTGATGCAGATAAGGTATCTTACCCTAAATATTTAACCTGGGCTGAAGACAATTTAAAAGTGGGTGGATTAATTATTGGTGACAATACTTTTGCTTGGGGAAATATTTATAAAGAAAATATAGAAGACCCAGAATTAAATACAAAAGTAATTGCATTAAGAGAATTTAATTCACGACTCGCAAATAGCTCTAAGTTTAGAAGTACTATTTTACCCACAGGAGAAGGACTCACTGTAGCCATTAAGGTTTCTTAG
- a CDS encoding trypsin-like serine protease yields the protein MFKKTLFILSLFLFSSCSENPKEKEKELSCSELLDQFHNNKNSTQYIVNSCAGYDKEKNIPGYESTVYIAGNFGICTGVAIADKTILTAAHCFYKKDDKGVYSKATRSDVFVFNEKPLSYKTDKKITVRHIIYNNIYNPSNKDNIPFADIAILKTTESISKLNIKQARIAKEYFDGEKTLFVGFGQTGEFEDNSKGIIRWAVATLRKPNHNISYNSDELLSFQNAINKGVIDISKAPSMKDTFIIMKKEHMSYGQTCQGDSGGPQFVKRGNFHSLISITQGTHHRLVGPQKVTNNDKCTAEDSNNTYIYPYLSWIVDKLDAGEKLLY from the coding sequence ATGTTTAAAAAAACTTTATTTATATTAAGTTTATTTTTATTTTCTTCTTGTAGCGAAAATCCAAAAGAAAAGGAAAAAGAACTTTCGTGCTCCGAATTATTAGATCAATTTCATAACAATAAAAATTCAACTCAATACATTGTAAATTCATGCGCTGGTTATGATAAGGAAAAAAATATACCGGGATACGAATCTACTGTTTATATTGCTGGAAATTTTGGTATATGCACAGGAGTAGCAATTGCAGATAAAACAATTTTAACAGCTGCTCACTGCTTTTATAAAAAAGATGATAAAGGTGTTTATAGTAAAGCTACTAGAAGTGATGTTTTTGTTTTTAATGAAAAACCCTTAAGTTATAAAACAGATAAAAAAATTACAGTTAGACATATAATTTATAATAATATTTATAATCCTAGCAATAAAGATAATATTCCTTTTGCAGATATTGCTATTTTGAAAACTACAGAATCCATAAGTAAACTAAATATAAAACAAGCTCGAATTGCAAAAGAATATTTTGATGGAGAAAAAACTCTTTTTGTTGGATTTGGACAAACAGGAGAATTTGAAGATAATTCAAAAGGCATTATAAGATGGGCTGTTGCCACATTAAGAAAGCCAAATCATAATATTTCGTATAATAGCGATGAACTTTTATCATTTCAAAATGCAATTAATAAGGGAGTGATTGATATATCTAAAGCACCATCTATGAAAGATACTTTTATTATAATGAAAAAAGAACATATGTCTTATGGTCAAACTTGTCAGGGAGATTCAGGTGGTCCTCAGTTTGTAAAACGTGGAAATTTTCATTCCTTAATTTCAATTACACAAGGAACACATCATAGATTAGTTGGCCCACAAAAAGTAACTAATAATGATAAATGCACTGCAGAAGATTCAAATAATACTTATATATATCCTTATCTTTCATGGATTGTGGATAAATTAGATGCTGGTGAAAAATTGTTATATTAG
- a CDS encoding 2Fe-2S iron-sulfur cluster-binding protein, translating to MDQQTPPLQKDLSKSVKIILLNKSGHKIDEFFMRAGANLWVFIRKRGLPIGAACSGVGVCGACNIKVITNNPNAISEQNDFEKNTLLKNNKLTENRLACLCRVFSDLTIQADYW from the coding sequence ATGGACCAACAAACTCCTCCTCTTCAAAAAGATTTGTCAAAATCTGTAAAAATAATTTTGCTTAATAAATCTGGACACAAAATTGATGAATTTTTCATGAGAGCAGGAGCTAATTTATGGGTCTTTATTAGAAAAAGAGGGTTGCCAATTGGGGCAGCCTGTTCGGGAGTAGGTGTTTGTGGTGCTTGTAATATTAAAGTAATAACTAATAATCCCAATGCTATTTCTGAACAAAATGATTTTGAAAAAAATACGTTATTGAAAAATAATAAATTAACTGAAAACCGTCTTGCTTGTTTATGCCGTGTTTTTTCAGACTTAACCATACAAGCTGATTACTGGTAA
- a CDS encoding enoyl-CoA hydratase/isomerase family protein, protein MTESLTHLEINGKKATLQINRPNQLNALNKQVLEEIHNHCHFLNENKQIKVLIICGSGDKAFVAGADIKEMQDFNSPERATQFSIFGAKTFSMLENLPQITIARVQGFALGGGLELALACDFIIASEKARFGLPEVTLGLIPGFSGTQRLTRRIGASKAIEWISTADKYSAAEAHLHGLVNHVTKHDELESFTDQISDKIIKNAPHAIQVAKKVIKQGIELRFEEGCSLESSEFGLLFVGSEAKEGMKAFIEKRPANF, encoded by the coding sequence ATGACAGAATCTTTAACACACTTAGAAATAAATGGAAAAAAAGCAACTCTTCAAATCAACAGACCAAATCAATTGAATGCACTAAATAAACAAGTTCTTGAAGAAATCCATAATCATTGTCACTTTCTAAATGAAAATAAACAAATTAAAGTATTAATTATTTGTGGCTCAGGGGACAAAGCATTTGTTGCTGGCGCAGATATAAAAGAAATGCAAGACTTTAATTCCCCAGAACGAGCCACTCAATTTTCAATTTTTGGCGCTAAAACATTTAGCATGCTTGAAAATTTACCTCAAATCACAATTGCACGTGTTCAAGGGTTTGCACTAGGAGGCGGTCTTGAGCTTGCCCTCGCTTGTGATTTCATAATAGCTTCTGAGAAAGCAAGATTTGGACTTCCTGAAGTGACGTTAGGGCTTATTCCAGGTTTTTCTGGTACGCAACGCTTGACAAGACGCATAGGAGCGTCAAAAGCTATAGAATGGATATCTACAGCTGATAAATATTCCGCTGCAGAAGCCCATTTGCATGGTTTGGTAAATCATGTGACAAAACATGATGAGCTTGAATCTTTTACAGATCAAATATCTGATAAAATAATAAAAAATGCTCCTCATGCAATTCAAGTTGCAAAAAAAGTGATTAAGCAAGGCATTGAATTGCGTTTTGAAGAAGGGTGTTCATTGGAATCATCCGAGTTTGGACTATTATTTGTAGGCTCAGAAGCTAAAGAAGGCATGAAGGCATTTATTGAAAAAAGACCCGCAAATTTTTGA
- a CDS encoding DsbA family protein — protein MSSGKFIIGGIFIAAAVVGSIPLFFHDYKKIANNLTGQTSSTVSSSSKTAAGTEVIGKYNNVTLKRSDLTTQELQTLFDAESQSYKAIENILAKRYFDNLIKEYMKSKNISNTNTAEQMFIQEKSTVTNEQIKQFIKENAENPQLKGKTTEQQEALVKPYLQNQAAGSYFRALVAQALSKGEIEVLGASKPVSPKINVEIGNSPSKGPADAPVTIVEFADFQCPFCATAQPIVEEVLKQYKGKVRYVFKNYPLVQIHPEAIPAAIAAECANKQDKYWQMHDALFENHKKLGDETYTMIAQKIGLKMDEFNSCRKDQAIHDKINAEMEYGQSLGINATPAFYINGVQLMGALPKSEFEKVINNELSIKN, from the coding sequence ATGTCTTCTGGAAAATTTATTATTGGCGGAATTTTTATAGCTGCTGCCGTTGTTGGCTCAATACCACTATTTTTTCATGATTATAAAAAAATTGCAAATAACTTAACTGGACAAACATCGTCAACAGTCTCAAGCAGTTCAAAAACCGCAGCGGGAACAGAAGTCATTGGAAAATATAATAATGTTACCTTAAAACGCTCTGATCTTACGACTCAAGAGTTACAAACACTTTTTGATGCTGAAAGTCAATCTTATAAAGCCATAGAAAATATTTTAGCTAAAAGATATTTTGATAATCTTATAAAAGAATATATGAAAAGCAAAAATATTTCTAATACAAATACAGCTGAACAAATGTTTATTCAAGAAAAATCTACTGTAACAAATGAACAAATAAAACAATTTATAAAAGAAAATGCTGAAAATCCTCAATTAAAAGGGAAAACAACAGAGCAACAAGAAGCTCTTGTTAAACCTTACTTACAAAATCAAGCAGCAGGTTCTTATTTTAGAGCACTTGTAGCACAAGCGCTTTCAAAAGGTGAAATAGAAGTATTAGGTGCATCAAAACCAGTTTCTCCTAAAATAAATGTAGAAATTGGAAATTCTCCTTCAAAAGGTCCCGCAGACGCTCCTGTTACGATAGTAGAATTTGCTGATTTTCAATGCCCATTCTGCGCTACAGCACAACCAATTGTTGAAGAAGTATTAAAACAATACAAAGGAAAAGTTCGTTACGTATTTAAAAACTATCCATTAGTACAAATACACCCAGAAGCTATTCCTGCAGCTATTGCTGCTGAGTGCGCAAATAAACAAGATAAATATTGGCAAATGCATGATGCTTTATTTGAAAATCATAAAAAATTGGGTGATGAAACATATACTATGATTGCTCAAAAAATTGGATTAAAAATGGATGAATTTAATTCATGCAGAAAAGATCAAGCAATACATGATAAAATCAATGCAGAAATGGAATATGGTCAAAGCTTAGGAATTAATGCAACACCAGCATTTTATATTAATGGAGTTCAATTAATGGGAGCCTTACCAAAATCAGAATTTGAAAAGGTAATTAATAATGAACTTTCAATAAAGAACTAA
- a CDS encoding tetratricopeptide repeat protein, translating into MIITKNLKLLFGIFISFNLFSNISYAQNDSAIKDKETVSESTKETNTIAKETSEDQINIKILDKLWDNRETNEGEQEIINFFKKEVKVPNDFNISWRTSRLVYYYGNFMQVETLTKSEKTKIFKYGYEAGEIAKKLEPKRVEGFYWYAINLGSYGLSKGIFSALNNAKPGRDALIEASKIDPKYQWCGPLRILGRYYQEVPGGLISFGDKKIAEEYYNKAIQSCPEYRLNTMYLGILKKKAGDKNVALELFKKAQTLPDVDGKIEEKRYAKELAENIKSVQNM; encoded by the coding sequence ATGATTATCACAAAAAATTTGAAATTATTATTTGGTATTTTTATTTCATTTAATTTATTTAGCAATATATCTTACGCACAAAACGACTCTGCTATTAAAGATAAAGAAACAGTCTCTGAAAGCACTAAAGAAACAAACACAATCGCTAAAGAAACCTCTGAAGACCAAATAAATATTAAAATTTTAGATAAACTATGGGATAATCGTGAAACAAATGAAGGCGAGCAAGAAATTATAAATTTCTTTAAAAAAGAAGTTAAAGTACCTAACGATTTCAATATATCTTGGAGAACTTCTCGCCTTGTTTATTATTATGGTAACTTTATGCAAGTAGAAACTCTTACTAAAAGTGAAAAAACAAAAATATTTAAATATGGTTATGAGGCCGGAGAAATTGCAAAAAAATTAGAACCCAAACGTGTTGAAGGATTTTATTGGTATGCAATTAATTTAGGATCGTATGGACTTTCTAAAGGAATATTTTCAGCATTAAATAATGCAAAACCTGGAAGAGATGCCTTAATAGAAGCATCAAAAATTGACCCAAAGTACCAATGGTGTGGCCCATTAAGAATCCTCGGAAGATATTATCAAGAAGTACCTGGTGGTCTGATATCATTTGGTGACAAAAAAATAGCGGAAGAATATTATAATAAGGCTATTCAAAGTTGTCCTGAATACCGTTTAAATACAATGTATTTGGGAATTCTTAAGAAAAAAGCGGGGGACAAAAACGTTGCTCTCGAATTGTTTAAAAAAGCCCAAACTTTACCTGATGTTGATGGCAAAATTGAAGAAAAGCGCTATGCTAAAGAACTTGCTGAAAATATTAAAAGTGTGCAGAATATGTAA
- the metK gene encoding methionine adenosyltransferase has product MFQRSLTLNSSSPEITYFTSESVSEGHPDKVADQISDGILDELLSFDPKARVACEALCKTGLVVIAGEITLNPETVHANEQKQKRKMKSYSEIARNVIKEIGYDDPNNGFEYRSCGVIVAVDQQSPDIAQGVNEGEGLHKEQGAGDQGMMFGYATNETPEFMPATVQYAHSILRNLSKARKEGSANWLRPDAKSQVTVEYHNGKMKRVDTVVVSTMHTDDVTQDTIRNFVIENVIKNTIPSNLLDSNTKYHINPTGKFVIGGPQGDCGLTGRKIIVDTYGGHGAHGGGAFSGKDPSKVDRSAAYMGRYIAKNIVAAGLADKALVQIAYAIGVAQPVSINVNTYGTEKVNRVKIEEAVQKVFNMTPSGIVKTFDLLNPQKNGFTYHETASYGHFGRNHFPWEKLDKVEDLKKLV; this is encoded by the coding sequence ATGTTTCAACGCTCGCTCACATTAAATTCTTCTTCTCCAGAAATTACTTACTTCACATCCGAAAGCGTTAGTGAAGGACATCCTGATAAAGTAGCAGACCAAATTTCTGACGGAATTCTTGATGAACTTTTATCATTTGATCCTAAAGCAAGAGTAGCATGCGAAGCTCTTTGCAAAACTGGATTAGTAGTTATTGCTGGTGAAATTACTTTAAATCCAGAAACTGTTCACGCAAATGAACAAAAACAAAAACGCAAAATGAAAAGTTATTCTGAAATAGCTCGTAACGTTATTAAAGAAATTGGATACGATGATCCTAACAACGGCTTTGAATATAGAAGCTGCGGTGTTATTGTTGCCGTTGATCAACAATCTCCAGATATCGCTCAAGGTGTAAATGAAGGCGAAGGTTTACACAAAGAACAAGGTGCTGGTGACCAAGGCATGATGTTCGGTTATGCTACTAACGAAACACCTGAGTTTATGCCTGCCACAGTTCAATATGCTCACTCTATCTTACGTAATCTTTCAAAAGCACGTAAAGAAGGTAGTGCAAATTGGTTACGTCCAGACGCAAAATCTCAAGTTACAGTTGAATATCATAATGGAAAAATGAAAAGAGTGGATACAGTTGTTGTTAGTACAATGCATACTGATGACGTAACACAAGACACCATTCGTAATTTTGTAATTGAAAATGTAATTAAAAATACAATTCCTTCAAATTTACTTGATTCCAATACAAAATATCACATTAATCCAACCGGTAAATTTGTTATTGGTGGACCTCAAGGTGACTGTGGATTAACAGGACGTAAAATTATTGTTGATACATACGGTGGACATGGAGCACATGGCGGCGGCGCTTTCTCTGGAAAAGATCCTTCAAAAGTAGACCGTTCTGCTGCTTATATGGGAAGATATATTGCTAAAAATATTGTAGCTGCAGGTCTTGCTGACAAAGCTCTAGTTCAAATTGCATATGCAATTGGAGTTGCTCAACCCGTTAGTATTAATGTGAATACATATGGAACTGAAAAAGTAAATCGCGTTAAAATTGAAGAAGCTGTTCAAAAAGTATTTAACATGACACCATCTGGAATTGTTAAAACATTTGATCTATTAAATCCTCAGAAAAATGGATTTACTTATCATGAAACTGCTTCCTATGGACATTTTGGACGTAATCATTTTCCATGGGAAAAATTAGATAAAGTTGAAGATCTTAAAAAGCTTGTTTAA